In Flavivirga abyssicola, the following are encoded in one genomic region:
- a CDS encoding fibronectin type III domain-containing protein produces MKHSYPQKRQVVIAAIAFLCTLITYSQVIITGVFDGPLPGGLPKGVEIYVTENISDLSIYSIGSANNGGGTDGEEFTFPAVTANSGDFIYVASEAVEFLNFFGFSPDYTNSAANINGDDAIELFKSGVVIDVFGNINVDGSGQSWEYLDGWAYRNDTTGPDGNSFVLGNWSFSGPNALDGETSNTTVVIPFPIGSYGSGGASDNEPPSVPGNLIASNVTTTTADLSWSASTDNIDVTAYQIFNGAALIASSVGTTYTAINLTPNTSYTFTVKAIDAAGNLSLTSNEATVTTLEDTTPPATSDLIISGIIDGPLSGGVPKAIEFFVVNDIADLSIYGFGSANNGGGTDGQEFTFSGSANAGDFIYVASEETGFTNFFGFAPDFTDGATNINGDDAIELFLNGIVVDVFGDINTDGTGQPWEYLDGWAYRNDSTGPDGTTFTISNWSFSTPNALDGASNNATAATPFPLRAYGPDLIITGVIDGPLSGGVPKAIEFYAKYDIADLSVYGFGSANNGGGTDGQEFTFSGSANAGDFIYVASEDIGFTSYFGFAPNATSNAANVNGDDAIELFFNGDVIDVFGDINTDGSGQSWEYLDGWAYRKDNTGPDGSIFSIANWTFSGPNALDGTIVNTTFPIGTYGEGGVSQPSELISISEARGSDKLGQVVKVTGVLTVADELSGPAYIQDSTGGIAIFDELVHGDGVFQVGDSITVTGTRIVFRDQVQISSVTEVENNGTPNQPIVPVVVTLGELVNHPAELVKVLNPSFPKPGDILFGESNYILTDLSGSGELRIDNDVETIVGKAQPEICDEVIGVIGRYFELYQLLPRMDTDINCAGTYVPPVPPIDIPKEKTLDVVTWNIEWFGDESNSPAAGNPMSDAIQKDSVKVVINKLKADVLAVQEISDDALFAQLVSEIPGYDYILSPAVSRPNDPGVKQKVGFIYNTATVNVTNTKVLLESIHPLYNGGDDSALVNYPSTTDRFYASGRLPFLMTANVNIDGETEEYNFIALHARANSSSSPQNRYDMRKYDVEVLKDSLDAQYPTANIVLLGDYNDDVDVTVADVSTTLTSYDEYVTDTTNYNIVTSALSAAGFRSFVSRENMIDHIAFSNELNDNYINESERVHYEFYDNDYARTTSDHFPVSARLQLKSLTVNDIAYTDVTCFGASDGTATLAVSGGIAPYSYTCNGNDVSSNIISGLSGGSHTVIITDVLGNTITEELVILESSELVIATTADTIVYSGYASEACTLLEVTNITGGVAPYTYEWSTGEITESIEVCPEDTTTYNVTITDTNGCKQMAAIKVTVVDVTCESKANQYSWGYQRHRSLKVQVCYRGRTLCVNQYRVKALLARGAYLGNCNDEDILPKIRLKVSPNPFVDHTNVILNSNIEADAELKIYDFYGQLLKSSSHQINKGESNIRLELGDLKCGFYFLKTKINGKKSKTKILVKHYRH; encoded by the coding sequence ATGAAACACAGTTATCCCCAAAAAAGGCAGGTTGTTATTGCAGCAATTGCTTTTTTATGCACTTTAATAACCTACTCGCAGGTTATTATTACAGGCGTATTTGATGGTCCTTTACCTGGAGGTTTGCCAAAAGGAGTAGAAATTTATGTAACAGAAAACATAAGCGATTTAAGTATTTATAGTATCGGATCTGCTAACAATGGTGGAGGTACAGATGGCGAAGAGTTTACTTTCCCGGCAGTAACAGCTAACTCAGGAGATTTTATTTATGTAGCCTCAGAAGCTGTAGAGTTTTTAAACTTTTTTGGTTTTTCTCCAGATTATACTAATAGTGCAGCCAATATCAATGGAGATGATGCTATAGAATTATTTAAATCAGGAGTTGTTATTGATGTTTTTGGAAATATTAATGTCGATGGTTCTGGACAGTCATGGGAGTATTTAGACGGATGGGCCTACAGAAATGATACAACAGGACCAGATGGAAACTCTTTTGTTCTGGGTAATTGGTCTTTTAGTGGACCCAATGCTTTAGATGGAGAAACTTCTAACACTACTGTGGTTATTCCTTTTCCTATAGGAAGTTATGGTAGTGGAGGAGCTTCTGATAATGAACCCCCTTCTGTTCCAGGAAACTTAATAGCTTCCAATGTAACAACCACTACTGCAGATTTATCCTGGTCTGCTTCAACAGATAATATTGATGTAACAGCTTATCAGATTTTTAATGGAGCAGCTTTAATTGCGTCTTCAGTAGGAACAACCTACACGGCTATAAATTTAACACCAAATACAAGTTATACATTTACAGTAAAAGCTATCGATGCAGCAGGTAATTTATCATTAACAAGTAACGAGGCTACTGTAACAACCTTAGAAGACACGACACCACCAGCAACTTCAGATTTAATAATATCTGGGATTATTGATGGCCCCCTTTCTGGAGGTGTGCCAAAAGCCATAGAGTTTTTTGTTGTTAATGATATAGCAGATTTAAGTATATACGGTTTTGGGTCTGCAAATAATGGAGGAGGTACAGATGGACAAGAGTTTACGTTTTCAGGTTCTGCGAATGCAGGTGATTTTATTTATGTAGCTTCTGAAGAAACCGGATTTACAAACTTTTTTGGTTTTGCACCTGATTTTACAGATGGGGCAACCAATATTAATGGAGACGATGCCATAGAATTATTTTTAAATGGTATTGTGGTAGATGTTTTTGGAGATATAAACACAGATGGTACTGGACAACCATGGGAGTATTTAGATGGTTGGGCTTATAGAAATGATAGTACAGGACCAGATGGAACTACTTTTACAATTAGTAATTGGTCGTTTAGTACACCAAATGCTTTAGATGGAGCGTCAAATAATGCAACAGCAGCAACACCTTTTCCTCTAAGAGCTTATGGTCCCGATTTAATTATTACAGGCGTGATTGATGGTCCGCTTTCAGGAGGTGTACCAAAAGCTATTGAGTTTTATGCTAAGTATGATATAGCGGATTTAAGTGTATATGGTTTTGGGTCTGCAAATAATGGGGGAGGTACAGATGGTCAAGAGTTTACGTTTTCGGGATCAGCAAATGCAGGTGATTTTATTTATGTAGCTTCTGAAGACATTGGATTTACAAGCTATTTCGGGTTTGCACCTAATGCTACTTCAAATGCAGCTAATGTAAATGGTGATGACGCTATAGAATTATTTTTTAACGGAGATGTTATAGATGTTTTTGGAGACATAAATACAGACGGTTCTGGTCAATCATGGGAGTACTTAGATGGTTGGGCTTACAGAAAAGATAATACTGGCCCTGATGGTAGTATATTCTCCATTGCTAATTGGACATTTAGTGGACCAAATGCTTTAGACGGCACTATTGTTAATACCACATTTCCTATTGGAACCTATGGAGAAGGAGGTGTAAGTCAACCATCAGAACTAATATCAATATCTGAAGCCAGAGGCTCAGATAAATTAGGGCAAGTAGTAAAAGTAACGGGCGTACTTACAGTAGCCGACGAGCTTTCTGGTCCCGCGTATATACAAGATAGTACAGGTGGAATTGCAATTTTTGATGAATTAGTTCATGGAGATGGTGTTTTTCAAGTAGGAGATTCAATAACAGTAACAGGAACGAGAATTGTTTTTAGAGATCAGGTTCAAATAAGCTCGGTAACAGAAGTAGAAAATAATGGAACTCCTAATCAACCTATAGTGCCTGTAGTTGTAACTTTAGGAGAGTTAGTAAATCACCCAGCAGAGTTGGTTAAGGTTTTAAATCCTAGTTTCCCAAAACCTGGAGACATTCTTTTTGGAGAATCAAATTATATTTTAACGGATTTAAGTGGTTCAGGAGAATTAAGAATCGACAATGATGTAGAAACTATTGTAGGTAAGGCACAACCTGAAATTTGTGACGAAGTAATTGGTGTCATAGGAAGGTATTTTGAATTGTATCAATTACTCCCTAGAATGGATACAGATATTAATTGTGCTGGAACATACGTGCCTCCAGTACCTCCAATAGATATTCCAAAAGAGAAAACATTAGATGTTGTGACATGGAATATTGAATGGTTTGGAGACGAAAGCAACTCTCCTGCGGCAGGAAATCCAATGTCTGATGCTATTCAAAAAGATAGTGTTAAAGTTGTAATTAATAAGTTGAAGGCAGATGTACTAGCCGTTCAGGAAATTTCGGATGATGCTTTGTTTGCACAATTAGTAAGTGAAATACCTGGGTACGATTACATCCTTTCTCCAGCAGTATCAAGACCAAATGATCCAGGCGTTAAACAAAAAGTCGGGTTTATTTATAATACAGCTACCGTAAACGTTACTAATACCAAAGTTTTGTTAGAATCTATTCATCCTTTGTATAATGGGGGAGATGATTCCGCTCTTGTTAATTATCCAAGTACTACAGATCGTTTTTATGCCAGTGGTCGTTTGCCTTTTTTAATGACAGCAAACGTTAATATTGACGGAGAAACAGAAGAATATAATTTTATTGCTTTGCATGCCAGGGCTAATAGTAGTTCAAGCCCTCAAAATAGATATGATATGAGGAAGTATGATGTAGAGGTTTTGAAAGACAGTTTAGATGCTCAGTATCCCACAGCAAATATTGTATTGTTAGGAGATTATAATGATGATGTTGATGTTACTGTGGCAGATGTTTCAACGACTTTAACAAGTTATGATGAATATGTAACAGATACTACCAATTATAATATAGTAACAAGTGCTTTAAGTGCCGCAGGATTCAGGTCTTTTGTATCTAGAGAAAATATGATAGACCATATTGCTTTTTCTAATGAGCTGAACGATAATTATATAAATGAATCAGAGCGTGTTCATTATGAATTTTATGATAATGATTATGCAAGAACAACATCAGATCATTTTCCGGTATCTGCTAGATTACAGTTAAAATCATTAACTGTTAATGACATTGCTTATACAGATGTTACCTGCTTTGGTGCATCAGATGGAACAGCAACACTAGCCGTTTCAGGAGGTATAGCACCTTACAGCTATACATGTAATGGAAATGATGTTTCTTCAAATATTATAAGTGGTTTAAGCGGTGGAAGCCATACAGTAATAATAACGGATGTTTTAGGGAATACCATAACCGAAGAATTGGTTATTTTGGAATCATCAGAATTAGTAATTGCAACTACTGCGGATACAATAGTATATTCGGGGTATGCTTCGGAAGCTTGTACATTATTAGAAGTTACAAATATTACAGGAGGAGTAGCACCGTATACTTATGAGTGGAGTACTGGTGAAATTACGGAAAGTATAGAGGTTTGTCCAGAAGACACCACAACATATAATGTAACTATTACTGATACTAATGGTTGTAAGCAAATGGCTGCTATAAAAGTTACTGTAGTAGATGTTACTTGTGAATCTAAAGCAAATCAATATAGCTGGGGTTACCAAAGGCATAGAAGCCTCAAAGTGCAAGTTTGTTATAGAGGAAGAACGTTATGTGTTAATCAATATCGAGTCAAGGCACTTTTAGCAAGAGGGGCTTATTTAGGGAATTGTAATGATGAAGACATCTTACCCAAAATTAGGCTTAAAGTTTCACCAAACCCTTTTGTTGATCACACCAATGTTATACTAAATAGTAATATTGAAGCAGATGCTGAATTAAAGATTTACGATTTCTACGGACAACTTTTAAAATCGTCTTCTCATCAAATTAATAAAGGTGAATCTAATATTAGATTGGAATTAGGTGATTTAAAATGTGGGTTCTATTTTTTAAAGACTAAGATTAATGGAAAAAAATCTAAAACAAAAATTTTAGTAAAACACTATAGGCACTAG
- a CDS encoding SRPBCC family protein, whose amino-acid sequence MAFNIYYNLLIKTTSRVVFDAVTLPEHLNNWWTLKSSGVPKLNSEYNLNFTDTYNWFGKVSKVKNNESFHLKMTDSDKDWNPTTFGFDLKTNSSGTLVKFSHVNWLKDNHHYRRSSFCWAMLLNDLKNYLEKGIIIPFEKRN is encoded by the coding sequence ATGGCTTTTAATATTTACTATAACCTTTTAATAAAAACAACTTCAAGAGTAGTTTTTGATGCCGTTACATTACCAGAGCATCTAAATAATTGGTGGACATTAAAAAGCTCAGGCGTTCCTAAGTTAAATTCAGAATATAATTTGAATTTTACAGACACTTATAATTGGTTTGGTAAAGTTTCTAAAGTAAAAAATAATGAATCATTTCATTTAAAAATGACAGACTCAGATAAAGATTGGAACCCTACTACGTTTGGTTTTGACTTAAAAACCAATTCCTCTGGTACTTTAGTTAAGTTTAGTCATGTTAATTGGTTAAAAGATAATCATCATTATAGACGTTCTTCGTTTTGTTGGGCGATGTTACTTAATGATTTGAAAAACTATTTAGAAAAGGGGATTATTATTCCTTTTGAAAAGAGAAACTAA
- a CDS encoding 3'-5' exonuclease, translating into MQLSLTKPICFFDLETTGINISKDRIVEISILKVFPNGTEESKTWLVNPEMTIPKEVIEIHGITNEKVANEPTFKELAKEIYNMIKDSDLGGFNSNRFDIPLLAEEMLRADIDFDMKNRLAIDVQTIFHKMEQRTLSAAYKFYCDENLDGAHSAEADTKATYEVLKAQIAKYEEVENNTKFLAEFSSRKKFADFAGFIAYNKEGVECFSFGKHKGKLVTEVLEKEPGYFGWLLNADFPLYTKKVLTSIKLRSFNNKLG; encoded by the coding sequence ATGCAGTTAAGCCTCACCAAACCCATTTGTTTCTTCGATTTAGAAACAACAGGGATAAACATATCAAAAGATCGGATTGTTGAAATTTCTATTCTTAAAGTGTTCCCTAATGGAACGGAAGAAAGCAAAACATGGTTGGTAAATCCAGAGATGACCATACCCAAAGAGGTCATAGAGATTCATGGTATTACCAATGAGAAAGTTGCTAACGAACCAACATTTAAAGAACTTGCCAAAGAAATTTATAACATGATTAAAGATTCAGATCTAGGTGGGTTTAATTCCAATAGATTTGATATTCCTTTATTAGCAGAAGAGATGTTGCGAGCAGATATTGATTTTGATATGAAAAATCGCCTGGCTATAGATGTACAAACTATTTTTCATAAAATGGAACAACGTACTTTAAGTGCTGCGTATAAATTTTACTGTGACGAAAATCTGGATGGTGCACACAGTGCAGAAGCAGACACTAAAGCCACTTACGAGGTCTTAAAAGCACAAATAGCTAAATATGAGGAGGTAGAAAATAACACGAAGTTTTTAGCTGAGTTTAGTTCAAGAAAAAAGTTTGCAGATTTTGCAGGTTTTATAGCATACAATAAAGAAGGTGTGGAGTGTTTTTCTTTTGGAAAGCACAAAGGTAAGTTAGTTACAGAAGTATTGGAAAAAGAACCAGGATATTTTGGATGGTTATTAAATGCGGACTTTCCTTTATACACCAAAAAAGTACTAACAAGTATTAAACTTAGGAGTTTTAATAATAAATTAGGGTAA
- a CDS encoding fumarylacetoacetate hydrolase family protein, translated as MKLICIGRNYTEHIKELENEKPTDPVVFLKPDTAILLKKQPFFIPDFSDDVHHEVEVLVKINRVGKHIDRKFAHKYYKEIGLGIDFTARDLQSKLKAKGLPWEKAKAFDGAAVVGNWMDVSEFKDVDDINFSLQKNNEIVQKGNTSLMLWKINELIEYVSKYFTLKIGDIIFTGTPAGVGKVIANDKLKGFIENKEMFSITVK; from the coding sequence ATGAAGCTTATTTGCATCGGTAGAAATTACACCGAACACATTAAAGAATTAGAAAATGAAAAACCTACAGATCCTGTAGTTTTTTTGAAGCCAGATACAGCAATTCTATTAAAAAAACAGCCTTTTTTCATTCCAGACTTTTCAGATGATGTGCATCATGAAGTTGAGGTTTTGGTAAAAATTAATAGGGTGGGAAAGCATATCGATAGAAAGTTTGCACATAAATATTATAAGGAAATTGGTTTGGGAATCGATTTTACAGCACGTGATTTGCAAAGTAAATTAAAAGCTAAAGGTCTACCGTGGGAAAAAGCTAAAGCTTTTGATGGAGCCGCAGTAGTTGGTAATTGGATGGACGTAAGTGAGTTTAAGGATGTTGATGATATTAATTTCTCATTACAAAAAAATAACGAGATCGTTCAAAAAGGTAATACAAGTCTGATGTTATGGAAAATTAACGAATTGATAGAATATGTGTCAAAATATTTTACTTTAAAGATCGGAGATATTATCTTTACGGGCACACCAGCAGGTGTTGGCAAAGTAATTGCTAATGATAAATTAAAAGGTTTTATAGAAAATAAAGAAATGTTTTCAATAACAGTAAAATAA
- a CDS encoding Hpt domain-containing protein — MEQHYKLIRVRELADNDEDFIKTLAETFLEEVPEDAERLKKAVAEGDYFNAYQAAHKMKPTVDLFELGILDTLIEVQDWGKFEKQDLDITSQLKVVIDAVDRAIAEIRSDFNL; from the coding sequence ATGGAGCAACATTATAAATTAATAAGAGTACGCGAGTTGGCCGATAATGATGAGGATTTTATAAAAACCTTAGCAGAAACTTTTTTGGAAGAAGTGCCAGAAGATGCAGAACGACTAAAAAAAGCAGTAGCAGAGGGAGATTATTTTAATGCCTATCAAGCAGCTCATAAAATGAAACCTACAGTCGATTTATTCGAGTTAGGGATACTTGATACGCTAATTGAAGTGCAGGATTGGGGTAAATTCGAAAAACAAGATTTAGATATTACGTCACAGTTAAAAGTTGTAATAGATGCAGTAGATCGTGCTATTGCAGAAATAAGATCAGACTTTAATCTGTAA
- a CDS encoding competence/damage-inducible protein A translates to MLAEIITIGDELLIGQVIDTNSGFIAKQLNKIGVSVYQITSVQDDKSHIIKALKEAESNVDIVILTGGLGPTKDDITKKTIAEYFNDTLIKDAAVLKNIEHLWKHYVGGALLQVNKDQALVPSKAQVLMNKLGTAPGMWLEKEDKVFVSLPGVPYEMNALMDHHVIPKLKDKYNCPFILHKTLLVYGLGESALAERIESWEDALPGHIKLAYLPSLGKMRLRLSAKGFDEHQVKDEVQNEIDKVLPLIKNEFFGFEDEEGSVETIIAKHLTKIGKTLAIAESCTGGTVAERFTVNSGASAYFNGGVVTYSTESKINVLGVSKNDIEVHSVVSSQVVESMSQNALRLFQSDFAVATTGNAGPTKGDSDAEVGTVFIGIATKNGVYSEGFNFGNHRVKVINKAVNKALEMLLKEIFKN, encoded by the coding sequence ATGTTAGCTGAAATAATTACTATTGGTGACGAGCTTCTTATTGGTCAGGTTATAGATACCAATTCAGGGTTTATAGCAAAACAACTTAATAAAATTGGTGTATCCGTTTATCAAATAACATCTGTCCAAGACGATAAATCACATATTATAAAAGCTTTAAAAGAAGCAGAAAGCAATGTGGATATTGTTATTCTTACCGGAGGTTTAGGGCCAACAAAAGATGATATTACCAAAAAAACAATTGCAGAATATTTTAATGACACTTTAATTAAAGATGCAGCTGTTTTAAAAAATATAGAACACCTATGGAAACATTATGTAGGTGGAGCGCTTTTGCAAGTAAATAAAGATCAAGCCCTGGTACCATCAAAAGCACAGGTACTAATGAATAAATTAGGTACAGCGCCTGGAATGTGGTTGGAAAAAGAAGATAAAGTTTTTGTCTCGCTTCCGGGTGTCCCTTATGAGATGAATGCTTTAATGGATCATCATGTCATTCCTAAATTAAAAGATAAGTATAACTGCCCTTTTATTTTACATAAAACATTATTAGTATATGGTTTGGGTGAAAGTGCCTTAGCAGAGAGAATTGAATCATGGGAAGATGCCTTGCCAGGACATATTAAATTAGCGTATCTGCCAAGTTTGGGTAAAATGAGATTACGTTTGTCTGCTAAAGGATTTGATGAACACCAAGTTAAAGATGAGGTCCAAAATGAGATTGATAAAGTACTGCCATTAATTAAAAATGAATTTTTTGGTTTTGAAGATGAAGAAGGTTCAGTTGAAACAATCATTGCAAAACACCTAACTAAGATAGGAAAAACATTAGCAATTGCAGAAAGCTGCACAGGTGGAACAGTTGCAGAGCGTTTCACTGTGAATTCTGGAGCTTCAGCTTATTTTAATGGAGGTGTTGTAACATATTCTACAGAATCTAAGATTAATGTTTTAGGTGTTTCAAAAAATGACATTGAAGTACATTCTGTAGTTAGTTCTCAAGTGGTAGAATCTATGTCACAAAATGCCTTGCGATTATTTCAATCAGATTTTGCCGTAGCAACAACAGGAAATGCAGGACCTACTAAAGGGGATTCCGATGCAGAAGTAGGAACTGTTTTTATAGGAATTGCTACAAAAAATGGGGTGTATTCCGAAGGGTTTAACTTTGGAAATCATCGCGTAAAAGTTATAAATAAGGCGGTAAATAAAGCATTGGAAATGTTGCTGAAAGAAATTTTTAAAAATTGA
- a CDS encoding dihydrolipoamide acetyltransferase family protein: protein MAKFEVKLPKMGESVAEATITSWLKEVGDTIEMDEPVLEIATDKVDSEVPSEVDGVLVEKFFNVDDIVKVGQVIAVIEVEGDNKPENNVATVEDAEKPQEEAVEQVEETIAIAKETVAPITSNGERFYSPLVKNIAKQENISQGELDAISGSGKDGRVTKNDILGYIEHRVNTNQEPVVQNNGTPAIQSKSVEKPKVATAPVISSGEDEIIEMTRMGKIIAHHMVESVQTSAHVQSFIEADVTKIWNWRKKVKAGFMKREGENLTFTPIFMEAIAKALRDFPMMNISLQGDTIVKKKNINLGMAAALPDGNLIVPVIKNADQLNLVGMTKQVNDLANRARSNKLKPDDIQGGTYTVTNVGTFGSIMGTPIINQPQVGILALGAIRKVPAVIETPEGDFIGIRYRMFLSHSYDHRVVNGALGGQFVKAVKDYLEAWDSDREI, encoded by the coding sequence ATGGCAAAGTTTGAAGTTAAATTACCGAAAATGGGTGAAAGTGTTGCAGAAGCAACAATAACGTCTTGGTTAAAGGAGGTTGGAGATACTATCGAAATGGATGAGCCTGTTTTAGAAATAGCAACAGATAAAGTAGATAGTGAAGTGCCTAGTGAGGTAGATGGTGTTTTAGTTGAGAAGTTTTTTAATGTAGATGATATTGTTAAAGTAGGACAGGTTATTGCCGTTATTGAAGTGGAAGGAGATAATAAACCAGAAAATAATGTTGCTACAGTTGAAGACGCAGAAAAGCCTCAAGAAGAGGCTGTTGAGCAAGTAGAAGAAACCATTGCTATAGCCAAAGAAACAGTTGCACCTATAACTTCAAATGGTGAGCGTTTTTATTCACCACTTGTTAAAAATATAGCAAAACAAGAAAATATAAGCCAAGGAGAATTAGACGCTATTTCTGGTAGTGGAAAGGATGGACGTGTTACCAAAAATGATATTCTCGGTTATATAGAACATAGGGTGAACACTAATCAAGAACCAGTTGTTCAAAATAATGGAACACCTGCTATCCAATCTAAATCTGTAGAAAAACCAAAAGTGGCTACGGCTCCAGTGATTTCTAGTGGAGAAGATGAAATTATAGAAATGACCAGAATGGGCAAAATTATTGCGCATCATATGGTTGAGTCTGTGCAAACATCGGCACACGTACAAAGTTTTATTGAAGCAGATGTTACCAAAATATGGAACTGGAGAAAGAAAGTTAAGGCTGGATTCATGAAACGTGAAGGCGAGAATTTAACCTTTACACCAATTTTTATGGAGGCAATTGCTAAAGCACTTCGTGATTTCCCGATGATGAATATCTCACTTCAAGGCGATACCATTGTTAAAAAGAAAAATATTAATTTAGGTATGGCAGCAGCGTTGCCAGACGGTAATTTAATAGTGCCAGTTATAAAAAATGCAGATCAACTTAATTTGGTTGGTATGACTAAGCAGGTTAATGATTTGGCAAATAGAGCACGATCAAATAAATTAAAACCAGACGATATTCAAGGAGGTACCTATACGGTAACTAATGTTGGGACGTTTGGTAGTATTATGGGAACTCCAATAATAAACCAACCTCAAGTAGGGATATTAGCACTCGGAGCTATTAGAAAAGTTCCCGCTGTAATCGAAACTCCAGAGGGCGATTTTATAGGCATTCGCTATAGAATGTTTTTATCGCACTCTTATGATCATCGTGTAGTTAATGGAGCGCTTGGTGGGCAGTTTGTAAAAGCAGTGAAAGACTATCTAGAAGCTTGGGATAGTGACAGAGAAATATAA
- a CDS encoding DUF4295 domain-containing protein, translated as MAKKSVASLQTGSKRLTKAIKMVKSPKTGAYMFVESIMNPDQVNDFFKKN; from the coding sequence ATGGCAAAGAAATCAGTAGCATCATTACAAACTGGATCTAAAAGATTAACAAAAGCTATCAAGATGGTGAAGTCACCAAAAACTGGAGCTTACATGTTTGTTGAATCCATTATGAATCCAGATCAAGTTAACGACTTTTTTAAGAAAAACTAA
- the rpmB gene encoding 50S ribosomal protein L28 yields the protein MSRVCELTGKKAMVGNNVSHALNRTKRKFNANLLKKRFYIPEEDSWITLKVSASALKTINKIGISAAIKEAKSKGFLK from the coding sequence ATGTCAAGAGTTTGTGAACTTACAGGAAAGAAGGCAATGGTTGGAAACAATGTTTCTCATGCATTAAACAGAACAAAACGTAAATTTAATGCGAATTTGTTAAAGAAACGTTTTTACATTCCAGAAGAAGACAGCTGGATAACTTTAAAAGTTTCTGCATCTGCTTTAAAAACTATTAATAAAATAGGGATATCTGCAGCAATTAAAGAAGCAAAATCTAAAGGATTTTTAAAATAA
- the ftsY gene encoding signal recognition particle-docking protein FtsY translates to MSFFKKIFSSEKKETLDKGLEKSKSTFFGKLSKAVAGKSKVDDAVLDDLEEILVSSDVGVNTTLKIIERIEERVSKDKYLGTEELNVILREEIAGLLSETNLGEETEFVVPRDKKPYVIMVVGVNGVGKTTTIGKLAYQFKKQGLKVVLGAADTFRAAAIDQLQVWADRVDIPIVKQSMGSDPASVAFDTLESAVTQDADVVIIDTAGRLHNKVNLMNELTKVKRVMQKVVDNTPNDVLLVLDGSTGQNAFEQAKQFTAATEVTSLAVTKLDGTAKGGVVIGISDQFKIPVKYIGVGEGIEDLQVFNKFEFVDSFFK, encoded by the coding sequence ATGAGTTTTTTTAAAAAAATATTTTCTTCAGAAAAAAAAGAAACCTTAGACAAAGGATTAGAAAAATCTAAATCCACTTTTTTTGGAAAGCTAAGCAAAGCCGTGGCAGGAAAATCTAAGGTGGATGATGCTGTTTTAGATGATCTTGAGGAAATATTAGTATCTAGTGATGTTGGTGTAAATACAACACTAAAAATTATAGAACGCATAGAAGAGCGCGTTTCTAAAGATAAATATCTGGGGACGGAAGAGCTTAATGTTATACTTCGTGAAGAAATTGCAGGTTTATTAAGTGAAACAAATTTAGGCGAAGAAACAGAATTTGTTGTTCCAAGAGATAAAAAGCCATACGTAATAATGGTTGTTGGAGTTAATGGAGTTGGAAAAACAACGACTATAGGTAAGTTGGCCTATCAATTCAAAAAACAAGGTTTAAAGGTTGTATTAGGTGCCGCAGATACGTTTAGAGCTGCTGCCATAGACCAATTACAAGTTTGGGCAGATAGAGTAGATATACCTATTGTTAAACAATCTATGGGTAGTGACCCTGCATCTGTGGCATTCGATACTTTAGAGAGTGCTGTAACACAAGATGCCGATGTTGTTATTATTGATACCGCTGGACGTTTACATAATAAAGTAAACCTAATGAATGAGCTTACAAAAGTAAAACGCGTTATGCAAAAAGTGGTAGACAATACGCCTAATGATGTATTATTGGTTTTAGATGGTTCTACAGGACAGAATGCATTTGAGCAGGCAAAACAATTTACAGCAGCAACAGAAGTAACATCATTAGCAGTTACAAAACTAGATGGAACAGCAAAAGGAGGTGTAGTCATTGGTATTTCAGATCAATTTAAAATTCCAGTAAAATATATAGGAGTAGGAGAAGGTATCGAAGATTTACAAGTTTTCAATAAATTTGAGTTTGTAGATTCGTTTTTTAAGTAA
- the rpmG gene encoding 50S ribosomal protein L33: MAKKGNRIQVILECTEHKESGQPGTSRYITTKNKKNTPDRMEIKKFNPILKRMTVHKEIK, translated from the coding sequence ATGGCAAAGAAAGGTAACAGAATACAAGTGATTTTAGAATGTACAGAGCATAAAGAGTCTGGTCAACCAGGAACTTCAAGATACATTACTACTAAGAATAAAAAGAATACGCCAGATAGAATGGAGATTAAAAAATTTAATCCTATTCTTAAACGTATGACAGTTCACAAAGAGATAAAATAA